CCTGGTGTCGGGTGAATATGACCACCTGCCGGAAGCTGCGTTCTACATGGTTGGCTCTATCGACGAAGCCGTCGAAAAGGCCGAGCGTCTGGCTGCGGAAGCTGCCTGATCCGGTTGCAAGACTGATTAACGGAGAGCCTTATGGCCGATCTCTTGAAGTTTGAACTGGTATCACCTGAGCGGCTGTTGTCGTCAGGCGACGTGCAGCAGGTTGTCGTGCCAGGCACCGAAGGCGAGTTTACCGTTCTGGTCAATCACGCCCCGGTCTTGTCGACACTCAAGCCCGGCGTTGTAACCGTCACCGATGAAAGCGGTAATGCAGAACGGATTTTCGTGCGTGGCGGATTTGCGGAAGTAAATCCTGCCGGCCTGACCATCCTGGCTGAAGAAGCTGTTGCGGTGAGCGATCTTTCAGCAGACGACCTGGCGCAGAAAATCCAGAATGCGCAGGAAGACGTGAACGACGCCAATGATCCTGAGAAAAAGCGCCGGGCGCAGGAAACTCTCGATCATCTGACGCAATTGCAGTCAGCGCTTTAAGGCGAACTTGCAGACACTGAATTCAAGCCGGGCGGTCAAATGCCCGGCTTTTTGTTTGTGAAAAGGGATTGTGCCCACATGAAACAGACATCACCATCGGCAGACCGCAACATGGACATCGTGCGTGACTGGTTGCTCAAGATTGTACCGGAAACGGCGCGTGACCTGCTGGAAGTATCATCCGGCACCGGCCAGCACGGGGCGCATTGTGCGCCGGCAATGCCGCACCTGCGCTGGTGGCCGACCGAGTTCGACCCGGACAGGCTGGCCAGCATTGCTGCCTACGCCGCTGATGCCTCATCCGGCAACCTGATGCCGGCGCAGCAGCTTGATGTGCTGGACAGCGCGTGGGAAGACACGGTGAAACCAGGGCGCGCCGACGTTATTGTCAACATCAACATGATCCATATTACACCGTGGCAGGCGTGCACCGGGCTGCTGAGAGGTGCCGGGCGCAAGTTAGGCGCCGGCGGCCTGCTGGTCTTCTACGGTCCGTTCCGGCAGCGTGATGTGGAGACGGTTGAGA
Above is a window of Anderseniella sp. Alg231-50 DNA encoding:
- a CDS encoding F0F1 ATP synthase subunit epsilon, with the translated sequence MADLLKFELVSPERLLSSGDVQQVVVPGTEGEFTVLVNHAPVLSTLKPGVVTVTDESGNAERIFVRGGFAEVNPAGLTILAEEAVAVSDLSADDLAQKIQNAQEDVNDANDPEKKRRAQETLDHLTQLQSAL
- a CDS encoding DUF938 domain-containing protein, producing MKQTSPSADRNMDIVRDWLLKIVPETARDLLEVSSGTGQHGAHCAPAMPHLRWWPTEFDPDRLASIAAYAADASSGNLMPAQQLDVLDSAWEDTVKPGRADVIVNINMIHITPWQACTGLLRGAGRKLGAGGLLVFYGPFRQRDVETVESNEAFEVWLKNQDPAYGIRVLEEVAEEASRHQLSLSDILPVPANNLIVVFKRD